The following proteins come from a genomic window of Panicum hallii strain FIL2 chromosome 8, PHallii_v3.1, whole genome shotgun sequence:
- the LOC112872324 gene encoding agamous-like MADS-box protein AGL80, which produces MARQKVNLQYITNKLARRATYKRRCRGLMKKTSEIAALCGARACVVVYDGDAGAAARPEVWPSAAEAARLFRKYRGMPEGSSFKKATDQLQHLAARFARVRGQVKRSEDANGERDAAALLHERLAGRRPGLAGATDKELAALKVLVERRMKEAKERLRQLGAGEEGVHPPAAPTAPNGGELGAVLYSASGGRDDGAGPSGSGSPDPMEAFDQGCECDLGFSWIEE; this is translated from the coding sequence ATGGCACGCCAGAAGGTGAACCTCCAGTACATCACCAACAAGCTGGCCCGGCGCGCGACGTACAAGCGGCGCTGCCGTGGCCTGATGAAGAAGACGAGCGAGATCGCGGCGCTCTGCGGCGCCCGGGCGTGCGTGGTGGTGTACGACGGCgacgccggcgcggcggcgcggccggaggTGTGGCCCTCCGCCGCGGAGGCCGCGCGGCTCTTCAGGAAGTACCGGGGCATGCCCGAGGGCAGCAGCTTCAAGAAGGCCACGGACCAGCTGCAGCACCTCGCCGCCCGCTTCGCCAGGGTCCGCGGGCAGGTGAAGCGGTCCGAGGACGCGAACGGCGAGCGCGACGCCGCGGCGCTCCTCCACGAGCGCCTGGCCGGGCGCCGCCCGGGCCTCGCCGGCGCCACCGACAAGGAGCTCGCCGCCCTCAAGGTTTTGGTGGAGCGGAGGATGAAGGAGGCCAAAGAACGCCTGCGGCAGCtcggcgccggggaggagggcGTCCACCCGCCCGCGGCGCCGACGGCACCCAACGGAGGGGAGCTTGGCGCCGTGCTCTACAGCGCCTCCGGAGGTAGAGACGACGGCGCCGGCCCGAGCGGCAGTGGATCGCCTGACCCGATGGAGGCTTTCGACCAGGGTTGTGAGTGTGACTTGGGGTTCTCGTGGATTGAGGAGTGA
- the LOC112902422 gene encoding uncharacterized protein LOC112902422: MEEKASSPLIPPPSEIDLEAGGGGDQLQCRICLETDGRDFIAPCKCKGTSKYVHRDCLDHWRAVKEGFAFSHCTTCKAPYYLRVHSHTDRKWRTLKFRFFVTRDILFIFALVQMVISALAYLVHFIDGYQQYWLRTAWGFDNEVSFYYICGALLFFALLGLSGCFITCYDRRVRNDLAQPCRELCLCCCQPGMCADCHLPGTLCMWTDCTTCFEGCATTAGECGGCLGGAGEAGLPLLLIMGVIVLGLFTVIGIFYSVLVATMVGQRIWQRHYHILAKRMLTKEYVVEDVDGERTDWCPPPLPAEHISQLKSLGLL, translated from the exons ATGGAGGAGAAGGCGTCGTCGCCGCTGATCCCGCCGCCGTCGGAGATCGACTTGgaggcgggcgggggcggggacCAGCTGCAGTGCCGGATCTGCCTCGAGACCGACG GGAGGGACTTCATCGCCCCGTGCAAGTGCAAGGGGACGTCCAAGTACGTGCACCGCGACTGCCTCGACCACTGGAGGGCGGTGAAG GAGGGATTTGCATTTTCTCATTGTACCACCTGCAAGGCTCCGTATTACTTGAGGGTTCATTCCCACACTGACAGGAAATGGCGAACACTGAAGTTTCGTTTCTTTGTTACTAGAGATATATTATTCATCTTTGCTCTAGTTCAGATG GTCATCTCTGCATTGGCATATTTGGTACATTTTATTGATGGGTACCAGCAATATTGGTTGAGGACGGCCTGGGGTTTTGATAATGAAGTTAGTTTTTATTATATATGTG GTGCATTATTGTTTTTTGCTTTGTTGGGGTTATCAGGATGCTTTATAACTTGTTATGATCGAAGAGTACGGAATGATTTGGCTCAGCCTTGCCGAGAACTATGTCTTTGTTGCTGTCAGCCAGG GATGTGTGCAGATTGCCATCTACCTGGCACACTTTGCATGTGGACAGACTGCACGACCTGCTTTGAAGGTTGTGCAACTACAGCTGGCGAGTGTGGTGGTTGCTTGGGAGGCGCTGGGGAAGCTGGGCTACCGTTGCTCCTCATCATGGGGGTGATTGTGCTCGGTCTTTTCACGGTTATAGGCATATTCTACAGCGTCCTGGTAGCAACAATGGTTGGCCAGCGGATCTGGCAGCGGCACTACCACATTCTCGCCAAACGAATGCTAACCAAG GAATATGTTGTAGAGGATGTCGATGGTGAGCGTACAGATTGGTGTCCGCCGCCACTCCCTGCAGAGCACATCAGCCAGCTGAAGTCTCTGGGGCTTCTATAA